A region of Clostridium acetobutylicum ATCC 824 DNA encodes the following proteins:
- a CDS encoding HAD-IB family hydrolase, whose protein sequence is MKKLAIFDVDYTLTKKETLFEFYKFMISKNPKIIAKLPKILVAGILFFAKILDAGKAKEMFISFIDGIKEEDMKEYVKEFYDLKLSKILYVDAINTMKKLKSEGYDIFLISASAEFYLNELYNIKEVDRVIGTRFTNENGIFRRKIIGENCKGEEKVKRLKEVLEEEKIEVDFKESYMFSDSLSDMPLFKLVGHPYLVNPKKRDNNIEVLKWK, encoded by the coding sequence ATGAAGAAATTAGCTATATTTGATGTTGACTATACTTTAACTAAAAAAGAAACTTTATTTGAATTTTATAAGTTTATGATAAGCAAAAATCCTAAAATCATAGCAAAGCTGCCTAAAATATTGGTTGCTGGTATTTTATTTTTTGCAAAAATACTTGATGCTGGAAAAGCAAAAGAAATGTTTATTTCCTTTATCGATGGAATAAAAGAGGAGGATATGAAGGAGTATGTCAAAGAATTCTATGATCTGAAGCTAAGTAAGATATTATATGTTGACGCAATTAATACTATGAAAAAGCTTAAGAGTGAAGGATATGATATATTTTTAATTTCTGCTTCTGCGGAGTTCTATTTAAATGAACTTTATAACATAAAGGAAGTTGATAGGGTTATTGGAACAAGATTCACAAATGAAAACGGTATATTTAGAAGAAAAATAATTGGAGAAAATTGCAAGGGAGAAGAAAAAGTAAAAAGGTTAAAGGAGGTATTAGAGGAAGAAAAGATAGAAGTGGATTTTAAGGAATCGTATATGTTTTCTGATTCCCTATCTGATATGCCGCTTTTTAAGCTGGTAGGACATCCTTATCTTGTAAATCCAAAGAAAAGAGATAATAATATTGAAGTTCTAAAGTGGAAATAG
- a CDS encoding DUF1292 domain-containing protein — translation MKEDEIKNSCEGNCGCGDEGHNHDHDHSCDCGCDSCGSEEAMVVDLEDENGNVVSCQVVDGFAFNDNEYALVQNPENDSVYLFKVIGEGENGELVIPDDEEFEAATKYYENAMNQNS, via the coding sequence ATGAAAGAAGATGAAATAAAGAATTCTTGTGAAGGTAACTGCGGATGCGGTGATGAAGGACATAATCATGATCATGATCATAGTTGTGATTGCGGTTGCGATAGCTGTGGTTCAGAAGAAGCTATGGTAGTTGATTTGGAAGATGAAAATGGTAATGTAGTATCATGCCAAGTAGTAGATGGTTTTGCTTTCAATGATAATGAATATGCTTTAGTTCAAAATCCTGAAAATGATTCTGTATATCTCTTTAAAGTTATCGGAGAAGGAGAAAATGGAGAATTAGTAATACCTGATGATGAAGAATTTGAAGCTGCTACAAAATACTATGAAAATGCTATGAATCAAAATAGCTAA
- the nifJ gene encoding pyruvate:ferredoxin (flavodoxin) oxidoreductase, giving the protein MKKMKTMDGNTAAAHISYAFTDVAAIYPITPSSPMAEHVDEWATQGRKNLFGQKVKIMEMQSEAGAAGAVHGSLQAGALTTTYTASQGLLLMIPNMYKIAGELLPGVFHVSARALATHSLNIYGDHQDVMAARQTGCALLAEGSVQEVMDLSAVAHLVAIKGRVPFINFFDGFRTSHEIQKVEVMDYEDLRGLLDVDAVNEFRRRALNPDHPVQRGSNEGSDIYFQGKEAQNKFYDALPEMVEHYMGEISKITGREYHLFNYYGAEDADRVIIAMGSICDTIEETIDYLRAKGEKVGVLKVHLYRPFSVEHFLKYIPKTAKKIAVLDRTKEAGSQAEPLYLDVVKAFYNSDVRPVIVGGRFGLGLKDTLPVHIYSVYENLKLDAPKDGFTIGINDDVTHTSLPVPEIEIDTTPEGTKTCKFWGLGSDGTVGANKSAIKIIGDHTSMYAQGYFAYDSKKSGGITVSHLRFGKKEIKSPYLIDKADFIACHNQSYVYKYDVLAGLKKGGNFLLNTIWSPEEIEEKLPAAMKRYIAKNDINFYTLNAVKIAQGIGLGGRVNMICQAAFFKIANIIPVEDAVKYLKDAVVTNYGKKGQKVVDMNNAAIDQGVGAIVKIDVPAAWADAKDEVKEEKAKPKFITDLLEPINRQEGDKLPVSAFEGKEDGTYPLGTAAYEKRGIAINVPEWNVDKCIQCNQCSFVCPHAVIRPALMTAEEAKNAPEGMQYKKAMGVKSDEELNFSIVISPLDCTGCGNCAEVCPAKEKALVMKPAESQYDAGKYFDYAMTLPERKEVANKYTVKGSQFSKPLLEFNGACAGCGEASYAKLITQLFGDRMMVSNATGCTSIWGCSAPSMPYTTNEKGQGPAWANSLFEDNAEYGMGMLLGTSQLRERLTDLAKEAINTEVSEGLKAALQNWLDNVDNGETSRAAVDKLLPLLEKERNANPVVAEMYTNKDYLAKRSQWIFGGDGWAYDIGYGGVDHVLASGEDINVFVFDTEVYSNTGGQSSKSTPASAIAQFAASGKTTKKKDLGMMAMSYGYVYVAQIAMGADKNQTLKAIKEAENYHGPSLIIAYSPCINHGLKAGMGCSQLEQKKAVDCGYWALYRFNPLLKEEGKNPFVLDSKEPTGDFKEFLLGEVRYASLKKVFPDKAEELYAKTQKDAMERLESYKRLANQ; this is encoded by the coding sequence ATGAAAAAAATGAAAACTATGGATGGAAATACAGCTGCTGCTCATATTTCTTATGCGTTTACAGACGTTGCAGCTATCTATCCTATTACTCCATCATCACCAATGGCAGAACACGTAGATGAGTGGGCAACACAAGGAAGAAAAAATCTTTTCGGACAAAAAGTTAAGATTATGGAAATGCAATCGGAGGCAGGTGCTGCTGGTGCAGTTCACGGATCATTACAAGCAGGAGCTTTAACTACTACATATACAGCTTCTCAAGGATTGCTTCTTATGATTCCAAATATGTACAAGATAGCAGGAGAACTTTTACCTGGAGTATTCCATGTAAGTGCTAGAGCTTTAGCTACTCACTCATTGAATATATATGGAGATCATCAAGACGTAATGGCTGCTAGACAAACTGGATGCGCACTTCTTGCAGAAGGAAGCGTTCAAGAGGTTATGGATTTATCTGCAGTAGCTCATTTAGTTGCTATAAAGGGAAGAGTTCCTTTCATAAACTTCTTTGATGGATTCAGAACTTCACATGAAATTCAAAAAGTTGAAGTAATGGATTATGAAGATTTAAGAGGACTTCTTGATGTAGATGCTGTTAATGAATTCAGAAGAAGAGCATTAAATCCGGATCATCCAGTTCAAAGAGGAAGTAACGAAGGTTCAGATATCTACTTCCAAGGAAAAGAAGCTCAAAATAAATTCTATGATGCACTTCCAGAAATGGTAGAGCACTACATGGGAGAAATAAGCAAAATAACAGGAAGAGAATATCACCTATTCAATTACTATGGTGCTGAAGATGCAGATAGAGTTATCATAGCAATGGGATCAATATGTGATACAATCGAAGAAACAATAGATTATTTAAGAGCTAAAGGAGAAAAAGTCGGAGTATTAAAAGTACATCTTTATAGACCTTTCTCAGTTGAGCACTTCTTGAAATATATACCAAAGACTGCTAAGAAAATAGCTGTCCTTGATAGAACAAAAGAAGCTGGTTCTCAAGCTGAACCATTATATCTTGATGTTGTTAAAGCATTCTACAACTCAGATGTAAGACCAGTTATAGTTGGTGGAAGATTCGGTCTTGGATTAAAAGATACATTACCAGTTCATATCTATTCAGTATATGAAAACTTAAAATTAGATGCACCAAAAGATGGATTTACTATAGGAATAAATGATGATGTTACTCATACATCACTTCCAGTTCCAGAAATAGAAATAGATACAACACCAGAAGGAACTAAAACATGTAAGTTCTGGGGTCTTGGATCAGATGGTACTGTTGGAGCAAACAAGAGTGCTATAAAAATTATCGGAGATCATACTTCAATGTATGCTCAAGGATATTTTGCATATGATTCAAAAAAATCAGGTGGTATAACTGTATCACATTTAAGATTTGGTAAGAAAGAAATTAAATCACCATACTTAATAGATAAAGCAGATTTCATAGCTTGTCATAACCAAAGTTATGTTTACAAATATGATGTTCTTGCAGGACTTAAAAAAGGTGGAAACTTCTTACTTAACACAATCTGGAGTCCAGAAGAAATAGAAGAAAAGCTTCCTGCTGCTATGAAGAGATATATAGCTAAAAATGATATAAACTTCTATACATTAAACGCTGTTAAAATAGCTCAAGGAATAGGACTTGGCGGAAGAGTAAACATGATTTGTCAGGCTGCTTTCTTTAAAATAGCAAACATTATCCCAGTAGAGGATGCTGTTAAATACTTAAAAGATGCAGTTGTAACAAATTATGGTAAAAAAGGACAAAAAGTTGTTGATATGAACAACGCTGCAATAGATCAAGGTGTTGGAGCTATTGTTAAAATAGATGTTCCAGCAGCATGGGCTGATGCAAAAGATGAAGTTAAAGAAGAAAAAGCAAAACCTAAATTCATAACTGATCTTCTTGAGCCAATAAACAGACAAGAGGGAGATAAACTTCCTGTAAGTGCTTTTGAAGGCAAAGAAGATGGAACATATCCTCTTGGAACAGCTGCTTATGAAAAGAGAGGAATTGCAATAAATGTTCCTGAATGGAATGTAGACAAATGTATTCAATGTAATCAATGTTCATTTGTTTGTCCTCATGCAGTAATAAGACCAGCTTTAATGACTGCAGAAGAAGCTAAAAATGCTCCAGAAGGAATGCAATACAAGAAGGCTATGGGAGTTAAATCTGATGAAGAATTAAACTTCTCAATAGTTATAAGTCCTCTTGATTGTACAGGCTGTGGAAACTGTGCTGAGGTTTGTCCAGCTAAGGAGAAAGCTTTGGTTATGAAACCAGCTGAAAGCCAATATGATGCTGGAAAATACTTTGATTATGCAATGACTCTTCCAGAAAGAAAAGAAGTTGCTAACAAGTATACAGTAAAAGGAAGTCAGTTCTCTAAACCACTTCTTGAGTTCAATGGTGCTTGCGCAGGTTGCGGAGAAGCTTCATACGCTAAGCTTATAACTCAATTATTTGGAGATAGAATGATGGTTTCTAACGCAACTGGTTGTACATCAATTTGGGGATGTAGTGCTCCTTCAATGCCATATACAACTAACGAAAAAGGACAAGGTCCTGCATGGGCTAACTCATTATTCGAAGATAATGCTGAATATGGAATGGGTATGCTTCTTGGAACTTCACAGTTAAGAGAAAGATTAACTGACCTTGCTAAAGAGGCAATTAATACTGAAGTAAGTGAAGGTCTTAAAGCAGCACTTCAAAATTGGCTTGATAATGTAGATAATGGTGAAACTTCAAGAGCAGCTGTAGACAAGTTATTACCATTACTTGAGAAAGAAAGAAATGCAAATCCAGTTGTTGCTGAAATGTACACTAATAAAGATTACTTAGCTAAGAGATCTCAGTGGATATTCGGTGGAGATGGATGGGCTTACGATATCGGATACGGCGGTGTAGACCACGTACTTGCAAGTGGAGAAGATATAAACGTATTTGTATTTGATACAGAAGTTTACTCAAATACAGGTGGACAATCATCAAAATCAACTCCAGCTTCAGCTATAGCTCAATTTGCAGCTTCAGGTAAGACAACTAAGAAGAAAGATCTTGGAATGATGGCAATGAGTTATGGTTATGTATATGTTGCTCAAATAGCTATGGGTGCTGATAAGAATCAGACATTAAAAGCTATAAAAGAGGCTGAAAACTATCATGGTCCATCACTTATCATAGCTTACTCACCATGTATAAACCATGGATTAAAAGCTGGTATGGGATGTAGCCAATTAGAGCAGAAGAAAGCTGTTGATTGCGGATATTGGGCACTTTACAGATTCAATCCACTTCTTAAAGAAGAAGGAAAGAACCCATTTGTATTGGATTCAAAAGAGCCAACAGGTGATTTCAAAGAATTCTTACTTGGTGAAGTTAGATATGCTTCATTAAAGAAAGTATTCCCAGATAAAGCTGAAGAATTATATGCTAAAACTCAAAAAGATGCAATGGAAAGACTTGAATCTTATAAAAGATTAGCTAATCAATAA
- a CDS encoding CAP domain-containing protein produces the protein MKKIYSICVAVFILTSTFGGSVEAQKVFGEFNNKQCRESSAQLETSNLAAEESQVIKLVNSQRAKYGLAPLKANTQLINIARVKSRDMMMKNYFSHTSPTFGSTFSLLTRYGLSYAAAGENIAYGYNNAASVMNGWMNSPGHRANILGRQYREIGVGAARSRSGKIYWTQVFIKR, from the coding sequence ATGAAAAAAATTTATTCTATTTGTGTAGCTGTTTTTATACTTACATCAACCTTTGGTGGAAGTGTAGAAGCGCAGAAAGTATTTGGAGAGTTTAACAATAAACAGTGCAGGGAAAGTAGTGCACAGCTGGAAACAAGTAATTTGGCAGCAGAGGAAAGTCAAGTTATAAAACTTGTAAATAGTCAGAGGGCTAAATATGGGCTTGCGCCATTAAAAGCAAATACACAGCTTATTAATATCGCAAGAGTAAAATCAAGAGATATGATGATGAAAAATTATTTTTCTCATACATCGCCTACTTTTGGATCAACTTTTTCGCTTTTAACAAGGTATGGCTTGTCTTATGCTGCTGCAGGAGAGAATATAGCATATGGATATAATAATGCAGCAAGTGTCATGAATGGATGGATGAATTCACCGGGACATAGAGCGAATATTCTTGGAAGGCAGTATAGAGAAATAGGAGTAGGAGCCGCAAGATCTAGAAGCGGGAAAATATACTGGACGCAAGTTTTTATAAAAAGATAA
- a CDS encoding undecaprenyldiphospho-muramoylpentapeptide beta-N-acetylglucosaminyltransferase has translation MKKLKIVMTGGGSAGHVTPNLALVPKLKELGYEIEYIGTKDGIERSIIEKENIKYNCISSGKLRRYIDIKNFSDPFKVILGIFQSVSILRKKKPNIVFSKGGFVSVPVVIAAHFCRIPVIAHESDITPGLANRIAVPYCTKVCATFPESLNNIKGNKGILTGTPIRDELFKGSKIKGLEICGFTGEKPVLMIIGGSLGSKIINDTVREALNKLIKKYDIVHICGKGNIDEALSKLKGYKQFDYISTELPHVMNAADLVISRAGANAIFELLALKKPNLLIPLSKKSSRGDQILNAMSFEKNGYSMVVQEDDLTPTLLVEKVIKLESDKEKYKKAMNSSPVKNGVENIIKVIDKYKKCKI, from the coding sequence ATGAAAAAACTGAAAATAGTAATGACGGGTGGAGGTTCTGCTGGACATGTTACCCCTAATTTAGCACTTGTGCCAAAACTAAAGGAGCTAGGATACGAAATAGAGTATATAGGAACAAAGGATGGGATAGAAAGAAGTATAATTGAAAAAGAAAATATAAAGTATAATTGTATATCCAGTGGAAAATTAAGAAGATATATTGATATTAAAAATTTTTCAGATCCTTTTAAGGTTATTTTAGGGATATTTCAATCTGTTAGTATATTAAGGAAGAAAAAGCCTAACATAGTCTTTTCTAAAGGAGGTTTTGTGTCAGTTCCTGTGGTTATAGCAGCACATTTTTGCAGAATACCGGTAATAGCTCATGAATCAGATATAACACCTGGACTTGCAAATAGGATAGCAGTTCCTTACTGCACAAAAGTTTGTGCTACATTTCCAGAATCTCTTAACAATATAAAAGGGAATAAGGGAATATTAACAGGTACTCCTATACGAGATGAGTTATTTAAGGGAAGTAAAATTAAGGGACTTGAAATATGTGGATTTACAGGTGAGAAGCCAGTACTTATGATTATAGGTGGAAGTTTAGGATCAAAGATTATAAATGATACAGTTCGTGAAGCTTTAAATAAGCTTATAAAAAAATATGATATAGTTCATATTTGTGGAAAGGGAAATATAGATGAAGCTTTAAGTAAACTTAAGGGGTATAAGCAATTTGACTATATATCAACTGAACTTCCTCATGTAATGAATGCTGCAGATTTAGTTATTTCAAGAGCAGGGGCTAATGCTATTTTTGAGCTTTTAGCATTAAAAAAGCCTAATTTATTGATCCCATTATCTAAAAAATCAAGCAGGGGAGATCAGATTTTAAATGCTATGTCATTTGAAAAAAATGGTTACAGTATGGTGGTTCAGGAAGATGACTTAACACCAACGTTGCTTGTAGAGAAGGTCATTAAACTTGAAAGCGATAAGGAAAAATACAAGAAAGCTATGAATTCAAGTCCTGTAAAAAATGGTGTGGAAAATATAATTAAAGTTATTGATAAATATAAAAAATGTAAAATATAG
- the recJ gene encoding single-stranded-DNA-specific exonuclease RecJ, translated as MKNIKADYKAIAKAFGISEVIGKLLINRGIKDVKLIDSFLNPRFEKMHNPKDMKDLKRASEILKSKIDSGKRIRIIGDYDVDGVISTYLLFTALKRCGADVDYDIPDRVKDGYGINIHIIEKCIEDSVDTIITCDNGIAAIEPINYAKECKLTVIVTDHHDIPFIEEENGQRSFISSNADAIINPKQKECKYPFKGLCGAGVVFKLIEVLYDEFKIHKKEFYGLSQFVAIATVCDVVDLVDENRILVKNGLKLLNETRNVGLRSLIRQTNIEDKKISTYHLGFVIGPCINATGRLDSAKRGIELLISENEDEASRLSKELFDFNNERKEMTQKGVDTAIDLIENTEMKNHRVFVIYVPEIHESIVGIVAGRIREKYNVPTIVLTKTENGAKGSGRSIEGYNMFEELIKCKDILLKFGGHPMAAGLSLEIENIDCLRERLNENTTLSAEDLIPKITLDMGMPLEYINYDFVKELNMLEPFGKSNPKPMFGEKKAKVVSARIIGKNHNVLKLKFLSKNRRYIDGIYFGDIEEFEKIVINNYGSEQMNKMYSGIENNIYLDIAFYPDINEYNGKVNIQIIVQHFR; from the coding sequence ATGAAAAATATAAAAGCGGATTATAAAGCTATTGCTAAAGCATTTGGAATAAGTGAGGTTATAGGTAAACTCCTTATTAATAGAGGAATTAAGGATGTAAAATTAATTGACAGTTTTCTTAACCCAAGATTTGAAAAAATGCATAATCCCAAAGATATGAAGGACTTAAAAAGAGCTTCTGAAATACTGAAAAGCAAGATAGATTCAGGTAAAAGAATAAGAATTATAGGAGATTATGATGTAGATGGCGTTATAAGTACTTATTTGCTATTTACAGCATTAAAGAGATGTGGGGCAGATGTAGATTATGATATACCAGACAGAGTTAAAGATGGATATGGAATAAACATACATATTATAGAAAAATGTATAGAGGATTCTGTAGATACTATAATAACCTGTGATAACGGAATTGCAGCAATAGAACCAATTAATTACGCTAAGGAGTGTAAATTAACAGTTATAGTAACGGATCATCATGATATACCTTTTATAGAAGAGGAAAATGGACAAAGAAGTTTTATTAGTTCAAATGCAGATGCAATAATAAATCCTAAGCAAAAGGAGTGTAAATACCCATTTAAAGGTTTATGTGGAGCTGGAGTTGTATTTAAGCTTATAGAAGTGCTTTATGATGAATTTAAAATACATAAGAAAGAATTCTATGGTTTGTCTCAATTTGTTGCTATTGCAACAGTATGTGACGTTGTTGATTTAGTAGATGAAAATAGAATTCTTGTTAAGAATGGACTTAAACTTCTTAACGAAACTAGGAATGTTGGTTTAAGGTCACTAATAAGACAGACAAATATCGAAGATAAGAAAATTTCTACATATCATCTTGGGTTTGTAATAGGACCATGTATAAATGCTACTGGAAGACTGGACTCTGCTAAAAGAGGAATTGAACTTTTAATAAGTGAAAATGAAGATGAAGCTAGTAGGCTTTCTAAAGAACTTTTTGATTTTAATAATGAAAGAAAAGAAATGACTCAAAAGGGTGTAGATACTGCAATAGATTTAATTGAGAATACTGAAATGAAAAATCATAGAGTATTTGTAATATATGTTCCTGAGATTCATGAAAGTATAGTTGGAATAGTTGCTGGTAGAATAAGAGAAAAATATAATGTTCCAACTATAGTACTTACAAAGACGGAAAACGGTGCTAAGGGTTCAGGAAGATCTATTGAAGGATATAATATGTTTGAGGAATTAATTAAATGTAAAGATATACTTTTGAAATTTGGAGGACATCCTATGGCAGCAGGATTGTCTTTAGAGATAGAAAATATTGATTGCTTAAGGGAAAGATTAAACGAAAATACTACATTAAGCGCCGAGGATTTAATACCTAAGATAACACTTGATATGGGGATGCCCCTTGAATATATAAATTATGATTTTGTGAAAGAGTTAAATATGCTAGAGCCTTTTGGAAAGTCTAATCCAAAACCTATGTTTGGAGAAAAAAAAGCAAAGGTAGTTAGTGCAAGGATTATAGGAAAAAATCATAATGTTTTAAAATTAAAATTTCTTTCTAAGAATAGAAGATATATAGATGGAATATATTTTGGAGATATAGAAGAGTTTGAGAAAATAGTAATAAATAATTACGGTAGTGAACAAATGAATAAAATGTATAGTGGCATCGAAAATAACATTTATTTAGATATAGCATTTTATCCCGATATAAATGAATATAATGGAAAAGTAAATATTCAAATAATAGTACAACATTTTAGGTAG
- the mnmA gene encoding tRNA 2-thiouridine(34) synthase MnmA — translation MNKKVVIGMSGGVDSSVAAYLLKEQGYDVIGVTMKLTPDDAFYTEQEGGCCSLSAVEDARRVAYRIGIPFYVVNFTDIFKEKVIDYFTEEYLNGKTPNPCIACNKYIKFDALLKKAESLGADYIATGHYCRIVEENGRYVIRKSEDEKKDQTYVMYNMTQDQLKHTLMPCGDYKKDRIREIAREIGLNVFDKKDSEEICFIPDNDHGGFIKRECPKAVKTGNFVDKEGKVLGKHKGIIYYTIGQRKGLGIATGKRVFVTNIDAMKNQVVIGEEEEIFENELISFKNNFIPFDKLTEPMEVDAKIRYNAKASKATIYPVDDENVKVKFEKPQRAITKGQSVVFYDGDLLVGGGIIK, via the coding sequence ATGAATAAAAAGGTAGTTATAGGTATGAGCGGTGGAGTTGATAGTTCTGTTGCTGCTTACCTTTTAAAGGAACAGGGATATGATGTTATAGGTGTAACTATGAAGCTTACACCAGATGATGCCTTCTACACAGAACAAGAGGGAGGTTGTTGTTCTCTTTCAGCAGTAGAGGATGCTAGAAGAGTTGCATATAGAATAGGAATACCTTTTTATGTTGTCAACTTTACAGATATATTTAAGGAAAAAGTTATAGACTATTTTACAGAGGAATATTTAAATGGAAAAACTCCAAATCCATGTATTGCTTGTAATAAATATATAAAATTTGATGCTCTTTTAAAAAAAGCAGAAAGTTTAGGCGCTGATTACATTGCTACAGGTCATTACTGCAGAATAGTAGAGGAGAATGGAAGGTATGTAATAAGAAAATCAGAGGATGAAAAAAAAGATCAGACATATGTTATGTACAATATGACTCAAGATCAGCTTAAACATACCTTAATGCCTTGTGGAGATTATAAGAAAGACCGTATTCGTGAAATTGCAAGGGAAATTGGTCTGAATGTTTTTGACAAGAAGGATAGCGAAGAAATATGTTTTATACCTGATAATGATCATGGCGGCTTTATAAAAAGAGAATGTCCAAAGGCAGTTAAGACAGGAAATTTTGTAGATAAAGAAGGAAAAGTTTTAGGAAAACATAAAGGAATAATTTACTATACTATTGGACAGAGAAAAGGACTTGGTATTGCAACGGGAAAAAGAGTATTTGTAACTAATATAGATGCTATGAAGAATCAGGTTGTTATTGGAGAGGAAGAGGAAATATTTGAAAATGAGTTAATTTCATTTAAAAATAACTTTATACCTTTTGATAAGCTTACAGAGCCTATGGAAGTTGATGCTAAAATAAGATACAATGCTAAAGCTTCAAAGGCTACTATATATCCAGTTGATGATGAAAATGTAAAAGTGAAATTTGAGAAACCGCAGCGAGCAATAACAAAAGGGCAGTCTGTTGTGTTTTATGATGGTGATCTTTTAGTTGGCGGTGGCATTATTAAATAG
- a CDS encoding cysteine desulfurase family protein, with protein sequence MKKTIYMDYSATTPVLKEVVEEMMPYFTEFYGNPASIYSLSNESKMAIDEAKITVSKIINCKPYEIFFTSGGSEGDSWAIIGSAFANRDKGKHIITTAIEHHAVLNSCKFLEGEGFEVTYLNVDSNGLVSIEELKKNIRKDTILVSIMMANNEIGTIEPVKEIGDYLKGKNIIFHTDAVQAAGHVKIDVDQINADLLSLAAHKFYGPKGIGILYIRKGTKVSNIIYGGGQQRGRRGGTENVPAIVGAAKALKIVSDDIEKENTRQENLRNLFVEKALELPYVKLNGILNEKRLSNNINLCFNGKDGEGILFNLDMNGICASAGSACQAGAMEASHVLTAIGLSKEEARSSIRFTIGRFTTEEEILYVVDKLKELTS encoded by the coding sequence ATGAAAAAGACAATTTATATGGATTATTCTGCTACAACACCAGTACTTAAAGAAGTAGTAGAGGAAATGATGCCGTATTTTACAGAATTTTATGGCAATCCAGCTTCTATATATTCACTATCAAATGAAAGTAAGATGGCAATTGATGAAGCTAAGATAACTGTTTCTAAAATTATTAATTGCAAGCCCTATGAAATTTTTTTTACAAGCGGGGGAAGTGAAGGTGATAGCTGGGCTATAATAGGATCAGCTTTTGCAAATAGGGATAAAGGAAAACATATAATAACCACAGCAATAGAACACCATGCGGTACTTAACTCTTGTAAGTTTTTAGAAGGAGAAGGCTTTGAGGTGACATATCTTAATGTTGACTCAAATGGACTTGTTTCTATAGAAGAATTAAAGAAAAATATAAGAAAAGATACTATTTTGGTATCTATAATGATGGCAAATAATGAGATTGGAACTATTGAGCCTGTGAAGGAAATAGGAGATTACCTAAAGGGAAAAAATATAATTTTTCATACAGATGCAGTTCAAGCAGCAGGTCATGTTAAAATAGATGTAGATCAAATAAATGCTGATCTTTTGAGTTTAGCAGCACATAAGTTCTATGGTCCTAAGGGAATTGGAATACTTTATATAAGAAAAGGAACAAAGGTAAGTAATATTATATACGGCGGGGGACAACAAAGAGGAAGACGTGGAGGAACTGAAAATGTTCCAGCAATAGTCGGAGCAGCTAAGGCACTAAAAATTGTTTCGGATGACATTGAGAAGGAAAATACAAGGCAGGAAAATTTAAGGAACTTATTTGTTGAAAAGGCTTTAGAATTGCCTTACGTAAAGTTAAATGGAATTTTAAATGAAAAAAGACTTTCAAATAATATAAATTTATGTTTTAATGGAAAAGACGGTGAAGGAATTTTATTTAATTTAGATATGAATGGTATATGTGCGTCAGCAGGTAGTGCTTGCCAAGCTGGTGCAATGGAAGCTTCACATGTTCTTACAGCAATTGGTCTCTCTAAGGAAGAGGCAAGAAGTTCAATAAGATTTACCATAGGAAGATTCACCACAGAAGAAGAGATTTTATATGTAGTGGATAAACTAAAGGAATTGACTAGCTAA